CGCACGCTGCCCGGCACCAAGCTCATCGCCACGCACGATCTGGAAATGGTGGTCGAACTCTGTCCGCGCAGCATCGTGCTGGACGGCGGCAACGTGGTGGCTGATGGAAAAACGCACGAGCTGTTGAGCAACGAACTGTTGATGCTCGCGCACGGCCTCGAGAAACCGCACATCCTCGCGCACCGGCATCCGCATTGATGCCAGCCCCGCAGCGCATCAACCGCCAATGGCCGTCATTGGCCGGCAGGGCTTGAACTGGTTGCGGAAGGAGTGCTCCAACGGCTTGCGCGCCAGCGCGGCCACCAGCACGTCGCGGACGGCCTCATCGGACTGCGCGTGCCGCAGCGTTTCGCGCAGGTCCAGTTCACCGTGGTCGCCGAGGCAGGGACGCACTTTTCCGTCGGCGGTCAGCCGCATTTTGTTGCACGTCTCGCAGAAATGAAGATTCGTCATGGCGCCGATGAAGCCGACCAGCGCGCCGGTGTGGCGCAGCTGGTAATACTTGGCCGGCCCCCAGCCGATCTGCACAGACGGCTGCGCGATCAACTCGTCGCGCTGCGCCAGCAATTCCATCGCCTCGGACACGGGAAAGAAATTCTGATCCGTCAGCACGTCGGTCGTCGTCACCGGCATGAGTTCGATGAGCCGCAACGGCAATCCGTGCTCGGCGGCGAACTGGACCAGCGGCCAGAGTTCCGGCTCGTTCACGCCCCGCATGAGGACGGTGTTCAACTTCACGCGCTCAAAGCCCGCCGCCACGGCCGCGCGAATGCCCGCGACGACATCCGCCACCGCCCCGCCCGTGACCCGGTGATAAATCCCCGCGTCGAGTGCATCGAGGCTCACGTTGACCGTGCGCAATCCCGCCTCGCGCAAGGGCTGCGCCAGCGCGGCCAGTTTGGTGCCATTCGTGGACAGGCCGACGCAGGCGACGCCCGGAATCTGCGAGATGGCCCGGACAATTTCCAGCAGGTCGCGGCGCACGAGCGGTTCGCCGCCGGTCAGCCGGAATTTGCGGAAGCCCAGGCCCGCCGCCACCCGCGCCACGCGGACGATTTCGGCGGCGGTGAGATGATCCGGCTTCTGCTCCCAGCCTTTGTAGCCCTGCGGCATGCAGGAAAGGCAGCGCTCGTTGCACCGGTCGGTGACCGAGATGCGGAGGTAGTCAACAATGCGGCCGAAAGCGTCCATGGTTTTACTGCTGTTGTTGCTCTTGCTGCTGGTGCGGGTCGTCGCCGCGCAAATGTGCCACACCTTCGCGGATCGCGGGAGCGAGAATTTCAAGGCACTCCGCCACCGCCGTCGGCTTCCCCGGCAGATTGACGATGAGCGAA
This genomic stretch from Verrucomicrobiia bacterium harbors:
- the moaA gene encoding GTP 3',8-cyclase MoaA; this translates as MDAFGRIVDYLRISVTDRCNERCLSCMPQGYKGWEQKPDHLTAAEIVRVARVAAGLGFRKFRLTGGEPLVRRDLLEIVRAISQIPGVACVGLSTNGTKLAALAQPLREAGLRTVNVSLDALDAGIYHRVTGGAVADVVAGIRAAVAAGFERVKLNTVLMRGVNEPELWPLVQFAAEHGLPLRLIELMPVTTTDVLTDQNFFPVSEAMELLAQRDELIAQPSVQIGWGPAKYYQLRHTGALVGFIGAMTNLHFCETCNKMRLTADGKVRPCLGDHGELDLRETLRHAQSDEAVRDVLVAALARKPLEHSFRNQFKPCRPMTAIGG